A stretch of Rhinoderma darwinii isolate aRhiDar2 chromosome 4, aRhiDar2.hap1, whole genome shotgun sequence DNA encodes these proteins:
- the LOC142760193 gene encoding TOG array regulator of axonemal microtubules protein 1-like, translating into MWAEDSFDCSSSVTSSSDSDLSDISSICYGMNHKYSLGDNFADYRDVVAQRVLDRLTSNLQLRIPDKHPPSGDCGKNLGWKIPNTPEPPKRPKKATEKEVTKETGPRYKKYIAAAEKTLEELRNMNNGRNSLQVYPSKPLPKITPVSTVQYNNSHLHQRNQPPAPERKKTSVLPSIGPSSSHHAVQSHKATHNKPLKKMSQSKMTVADALILLENGDWEKKIRGIDTISSLISVHPEAAVLIIQDLRTAVMKEVTNLRSAVSLAAIKCLDMMFTILQVNMDCDLQQTVRVLLHKAGESNTFIREAVDSALTQMVENVSPGRALTALIEGGLCHNNSKVRSTTVKHLVGLVDRKGPDFFLSGRKGITDRAIPAVVKSLQDRCPEARMYGRQILSSLAPHPRLGAMLARYVPPKNLTAIKILLKKCSN; encoded by the coding sequence ATGTGGGCAGAAGACTCCTTTGACTGTAGTAGCTCGGTAACATCCAGCTCAGATTCTGACCTCTCAGATATTTCCTCCATCTGTTATGGCATGAATCACAAGTACAGCCTAGGTGACAACTTTGCTGACTACCGGGATGTGGTGGCTCAGAGAGTGCTGGACAGGTTGACCAGCAATCTTCAATTGAGAATCCCTGACAAACATCCGCCATCTGGTGACTGTGGAAAAAATCTGGGTTGGAAAATCCCTAACACCCCAGAACCACCTAAAAGGCCCAAAAAAGCCACAGAAAAAGAGGTCACCAAGGAAACTGGCCCAAGATATAAAAAGTATATTGCAGCAGCGGAAAAGACCTTGGAAGAACTCAGGAATATGAACAATGGGAGGAATTCTCTCCAGGTGTATCCATCAAAACCTTTACCAAAAATAACGCCTGTGAGTACGGTGCAGTATAAcaattcccatttacatcaaaggAACCAGCCTCCTGCACCTGAGAGGAAGAAGACATCTGTATTACCATCTATAGGACCATCATCAAGTCATCATGCAGTCCAAAGCCATAAAGCAACGCACAATAAACCACTAAAGAAGATGTCCCAGTCCAAGATGACCGTTGCTGACGCCTTAATCCTGCTGGAAAACGGGGACTGGGAGAAAAAGATTCGAGGCATTGACACCATCTCATCCTTGATATCGGTCCATCCTGAAGCTGCTGTTCTAATAATACAAGACCTGAGGACAGCAGTAATGAAGGAAGTGACCAACCTGAGATCCGCAGTGTCCCTCGCAGCGATCAAGTGCCTGGACATGATGTTCACAATATTGCAGGTGAACATGGACTGCGACCTCCAGCAAACTGTCCGGGTGTTGCTACACAAGGCCGGGGAATCCAACACCTTTATCCGTGAAGCAGTGGACAGCGCTCTGACACAAATGGTGGAAAATGTCAGCCCAGGTCGCGCTCTGACAGCCCTAATAGAGGGAGGACTCTGCCACAACAACAGCAAAGTCAGATCCACCACAGTCAAGCATCTGGTAGGTTTGGTGGACAGAAAGGGCCCAGACTTCTTTCTGTCTGGTAGAAAAGGGATCACAGATAGGGCAATACCGGCTGTAGTCAAATCTTTACAGGACCGCTGCCCCGAAGCCAGGATGTATGGCAGGCAAATCCTGAGCAGTCTAGCTCCACACCCTAGGCTGGGCGCAATGCTGGCAAGGTATGTGCCACCTAAAAACCTAACAGCCATAAAGATCCTGCTAAAAAAATGTTCCAACTAA